From a region of the Chitinophaga caseinilytica genome:
- a CDS encoding sterol desaturase family protein: MQHLNWIALSIVGFLLFIGLEYLVSRRTGRNYFHFAESVANLNTGIAERLLDVFVTGLFYFFFDFIYRNFTIWDIRPAWYTWALLFIATDFVWYWYHRLAHEVNILWAAHVVHHQSEDFNYTVSARITVFQSAARSLFWAVLPLAGFPPAMITALLLVHGLYPFFIHTRTIGKLGWLEYILVTPSHHRVHHSSNTAYLDKNYGDVLIIWDKLFGTFVAEKEEEPCVYGLTKPLGSYSFLWQQFHFMLELGTAFVRAQSWKERWKVIFGKPDDIDPGIRGELEERWLRKSHTREQTRGQRVYIVIQTIVSIGVLFIVMLLEAWVPAGLAVFAVLFVLLSLVNTGAILEQKKWFFYLEYARVMLVAIACLFYFRHLYVYVSILSAAALITFYFSRIRESVQRWLFQP, translated from the coding sequence ATGCAACATCTGAACTGGATCGCCCTGTCCATCGTCGGGTTCCTGCTTTTCATCGGGCTGGAATACCTCGTTTCCCGGCGCACGGGACGCAATTATTTCCATTTCGCGGAATCCGTCGCCAACCTGAATACCGGGATCGCGGAGCGGCTGCTGGACGTGTTCGTGACCGGATTGTTCTACTTCTTTTTCGATTTCATTTACCGGAATTTTACGATCTGGGACATCCGGCCGGCCTGGTATACCTGGGCGCTGCTCTTTATCGCTACCGACTTCGTCTGGTATTGGTACCATCGTTTGGCGCATGAAGTGAACATCCTCTGGGCGGCGCATGTGGTGCATCATCAGAGCGAAGATTTCAATTATACGGTTTCTGCGCGGATAACGGTTTTCCAGTCGGCCGCGCGCTCCCTGTTCTGGGCGGTGCTTCCGCTGGCGGGCTTCCCTCCTGCCATGATCACCGCCTTATTGCTCGTGCATGGCTTATATCCGTTTTTCATCCATACGCGCACGATCGGTAAGCTTGGCTGGCTGGAGTACATCCTGGTGACGCCGAGCCACCATCGCGTGCATCACTCGTCCAACACCGCGTATCTCGACAAAAACTACGGAGACGTCCTCATCATCTGGGACAAACTCTTCGGAACGTTCGTGGCAGAAAAAGAAGAAGAGCCCTGCGTCTACGGCCTCACAAAACCGCTGGGGAGCTACAGCTTCCTGTGGCAGCAATTCCATTTCATGCTGGAGCTGGGCACGGCTTTCGTTCGGGCGCAAAGCTGGAAGGAAAGATGGAAAGTGATTTTCGGCAAACCCGACGACATCGATCCCGGCATTCGCGGAGAACTGGAAGAACGATGGCTGCGCAAATCGCATACCCGCGAACAAACGCGCGGACAGCGGGTTTACATCGTCATCCAAACGATCGTGAGCATCGGCGTCCTGTTTATCGTCATGCTCCTGGAAGCCTGGGTGCCGGCAGGCCTGGCGGTATTCGCAGTGCTCTTTGTGCTGCTGAGCCTCGTCAACACCGGTGCTATCCTCGAACAGAAAAAATGGTTCTTCTACCTTGAATATGCCCGCGTGATGCTGGTGGCCATCGCCTGCCTGTTCTATTTCAGGCATTTGTATGTGTATGTGAGCATTTTGTCGGCAGCGGCGCTCATCACCTTCTATTTCTCGCGGATCCGGGAGTCCGTGCAACGCTGGCTGTTTCAACCGTAA
- a CDS encoding CinA family protein has protein sequence MSLLTSLRDGLIRSGQTVAVAESATGGALQSAIVATPDAMRFFQGGITAYNLGQKSRHLHIEPIHAQEVNCVSERVAAEMAAGACRLFRSDWGISITGYVTPVPESGNKVFAWYGIAKGENIVESRRLDALDEDPEHIRHWYAEKSLEAFLACLKRAGK, from the coding sequence ATGTCTTTACTTACATCCCTCCGCGACGGGCTCATCCGTTCCGGGCAAACGGTAGCCGTAGCCGAAAGCGCCACGGGCGGCGCCCTGCAATCCGCCATCGTAGCGACTCCTGACGCCATGCGTTTTTTCCAGGGCGGAATCACGGCTTACAATCTCGGGCAGAAATCCAGGCATCTTCATATTGAGCCCATCCATGCGCAGGAAGTGAATTGCGTGAGCGAAAGGGTGGCGGCAGAAATGGCCGCCGGCGCATGCAGGTTGTTCCGCAGCGACTGGGGAATTTCCATCACCGGATATGTAACGCCCGTGCCGGAGTCTGGCAATAAAGTGTTTGCGTGGTACGGCATCGCGAAAGGAGAAAATATCGTGGAGTCGCGCCGGCTCGATGCGCTTGATGAAGATCCGGAACACATCCGCCATTGGTATGCCGAAAAATCGCTGGAAGCCTTTCTAGCCTGCCTGAAACGCGCAGGCAAATAA
- a CDS encoding MepB family protein produces the protein MLASIEEKAFHPASLQITNQVKDAGSEDYDGLDLLCNGNVRIKYRKAKLTPKKVGNFVALWKRSTSGDTEPFALSDPFDFYMIAVHSESRSGFFMFPKQALADNGVLTDGAKEGKRGFRLYPDWEEAPNRQAMKTQQWQSAYFVDLDEKEPAGRLRRICQI, from the coding sequence ATGCTCGCATCCATCGAAGAAAAAGCATTCCATCCTGCCAGTCTGCAAATTACCAACCAGGTGAAAGACGCTGGGAGTGAAGACTATGATGGCCTTGACCTTCTTTGCAACGGCAACGTCCGCATCAAATATCGCAAGGCGAAACTAACGCCAAAAAAAGTGGGCAATTTCGTGGCGCTTTGGAAAAGAAGCACCTCCGGCGACACGGAACCTTTCGCGCTTTCCGATCCCTTCGATTTTTACATGATCGCCGTGCATAGTGAATCGCGCAGCGGATTTTTCATGTTTCCGAAACAGGCACTGGCCGATAACGGTGTGCTGACGGACGGGGCGAAAGAAGGGAAACGCGGCTTCCGGCTGTATCCCGATTGGGAGGAAGCGCCCAACCGGCAGGCAATGAAAACACAGCAATGGCAATCCGCTTACTTCGTTGATCTGGATGAAAAGGAGCCCGCTGGCAGGTTGCGGCGGATCTGCCAAATTTAA
- a CDS encoding DUF6766 family protein: protein MKNHSFFYRNGLSIVFLSLLFICLAAQMLTGWQEFNAELKDLQLPPIHLLPYLASPHFFEATFENWESEFLQMGMYVILTVKLRQWGSAESKDLDKKEEVDREPKPSKDAPWPVNKGGWWLQLYKHSLSLAFFGLFIVSFWLHFMGSRGHFNLEQSAKGLPTETAAAYLSNPKFWFESFQNWQSEFLSVAAIVVLSIWLRQWGSPESKPVDAPHSETGK from the coding sequence ATGAAAAATCATTCCTTTTTCTACCGTAACGGGCTCAGCATCGTGTTCTTGTCATTGCTGTTTATTTGTCTTGCCGCGCAAATGCTCACAGGCTGGCAGGAGTTTAACGCAGAATTGAAAGACCTTCAACTTCCGCCCATCCATCTGTTGCCATATCTGGCCAGTCCGCATTTTTTTGAAGCCACGTTCGAGAATTGGGAAAGTGAGTTTTTGCAGATGGGGATGTACGTGATTTTGACGGTGAAGCTCCGGCAATGGGGCTCGGCCGAGTCCAAAGACCTCGATAAAAAAGAAGAAGTGGACCGCGAGCCTAAACCTTCGAAAGATGCGCCCTGGCCCGTCAACAAAGGAGGATGGTGGTTGCAGCTTTACAAGCATTCCCTTTCGCTGGCGTTCTTCGGCCTTTTCATCGTTTCCTTCTGGCTTCATTTCATGGGAAGCCGCGGGCATTTCAACCTGGAGCAATCCGCCAAAGGCCTTCCCACCGAAACTGCCGCCGCTTATTTATCCAATCCCAAATTCTGGTTTGAATCTTTCCAGAACTGGCAGAGTGAATTCCTTTCGGTAGCGGCGATCGTAGTTTTGTCGATTTGGCTGCGGCAATGGGGCTCGCCGGAATCCAAACCTGTTGACGCGCCGCATTCGGAGACCGGGAAGTAA
- a CDS encoding oxidoreductase — protein MKFRLLMVMTVIACRPALAQTAPVAPKPAPRPDPSIQELVNAPIGSIRGLSVVNDSVVWVSGTQGKAGRTTDGGKTWTWITVPGCDTVDFRDVEGFSGERALLMGIASPGRVMLTEDGGKNWEQVYYNSDSAVFLDAMDFWGDKKGFIAGDPLGGSFKGLITPDGGKTWYNLPMPKADSAEAIFAASGTTLRALPGGQVAFATGGSHSRFYRLKGRTWQVSEWAATQGQASTGIFSFAFLTDKQGIAVGGDYVKPEIVKGNCLITADGGLNWALPKTPPRGYRSAVEYVDKNIVICTGPTGTDWSADGGLTWQALPGEGFHAVRRAKSGKAVYLAGSKGRIAVIRGM, from the coding sequence ATGAAATTCAGACTGTTGATGGTGATGACCGTGATCGCATGCCGGCCTGCGCTGGCGCAGACGGCCCCCGTCGCCCCCAAACCCGCCCCCAGGCCCGATCCTTCGATCCAGGAGCTAGTGAATGCGCCCATCGGGAGCATCCGGGGGTTGAGCGTGGTGAACGACAGCGTGGTATGGGTTTCCGGCACCCAGGGCAAGGCGGGCCGTACGACAGACGGCGGTAAAACCTGGACCTGGATCACCGTTCCCGGCTGCGATACCGTTGATTTCCGGGACGTGGAAGGTTTTTCCGGGGAAAGGGCGCTGCTCATGGGCATCGCGTCTCCCGGGCGGGTGATGCTCACTGAAGACGGCGGCAAGAACTGGGAACAGGTTTATTACAACAGCGATTCCGCGGTGTTCCTCGATGCCATGGATTTCTGGGGAGATAAGAAAGGCTTCATCGCGGGAGACCCGCTGGGCGGCAGCTTCAAAGGGCTTATTACGCCCGACGGGGGTAAAACCTGGTACAACCTGCCCATGCCCAAAGCGGATTCCGCCGAAGCGATCTTCGCGGCGAGCGGCACTACGTTGCGGGCGTTGCCCGGTGGACAGGTGGCTTTCGCTACCGGAGGGAGCCACAGCCGTTTTTACCGGCTCAAGGGGCGGACCTGGCAGGTTTCCGAATGGGCCGCCACGCAGGGGCAGGCATCCACCGGCATATTTTCATTCGCATTCCTTACTGATAAACAAGGCATTGCAGTGGGCGGCGATTACGTCAAACCGGAAATCGTAAAAGGGAATTGCCTCATCACGGCCGATGGCGGGCTCAACTGGGCGCTGCCCAAAACGCCGCCGCGCGGGTACCGTTCCGCCGTGGAATACGTCGATAAGAACATCGTGATCTGTACCGGGCCCACGGGTACCGACTGGTCGGCCGACGGCGGCCTGACCTGGCAGGCGCTCCCGGGCGAGGGTTTCCACGCCGTGCGGCGGGCCAAAAGCGGGAAAGCGGTGTACCTGGCGGGCTCGAAAGGGCGGATCGCCGTAATAAGGGGAATGTGA
- a CDS encoding SusD/RagB family nutrient-binding outer membrane lipoprotein, whose translation MRKQLITIMLAGALVSCTKDLTSLNDDLKNPEVVPPGTLFASAERELFTAHASPNVYINVFRVITQYWQQTTYNQESQYELEGNALSGAWWRDHYFFVIKNIHSCRKWVKASEVPEEVRKNQLALLEVLEVTAYYYLTTTFGNVPYKEAINDDNSFPKYDDAKGIYTDLLARLTAAIGDMDDSAESFGDSDLIYAGDVAAWKKMAASLKLKMAILIADSDGTAAQTAGEDAVELGVFTSADDNFALHFLASPPYTNPVYEELVQSGRIDFVACKTIVDTLASFNDPRMTRFFRPVPTVGGFKGAPPGTKPDYRQFSRIHRDFNNPELPGIMLDYPEVEMLLAEAKQRGWNVSGSAADHYEAGVRGALESWNIPDAEITQYLAQPKVAYDAANWKKSIGVQKWIAFFNRGADGWTDFRRLDFPKLQPAQNAISGFPVRYRYPVSEHNINRRNYEAAAQAMGGDKVETKLWWDKF comes from the coding sequence ATGAGAAAACAACTCATCACCATAATGCTCGCCGGCGCGCTGGTGTCGTGCACCAAAGACCTGACGAGCCTGAACGACGATCTCAAGAACCCGGAGGTAGTGCCTCCCGGAACGTTGTTCGCCAGCGCCGAGCGCGAACTGTTTACCGCACATGCTTCACCGAACGTGTACATCAATGTGTTCCGCGTGATCACCCAATACTGGCAGCAAACCACCTATAACCAGGAAAGCCAGTACGAGCTGGAAGGGAATGCGCTGTCGGGGGCCTGGTGGCGCGACCATTACTTTTTCGTCATCAAGAACATCCACAGCTGCCGCAAATGGGTGAAAGCGTCGGAAGTGCCGGAAGAAGTGCGCAAGAACCAGCTGGCCTTGCTGGAAGTGCTCGAAGTGACCGCCTATTATTACCTCACGACAACTTTCGGGAACGTGCCGTATAAAGAAGCGATCAACGATGATAATTCCTTCCCGAAATACGACGATGCCAAAGGCATTTATACAGACCTGCTGGCCCGGCTGACAGCAGCGATCGGCGATATGGACGATAGCGCGGAGAGCTTCGGCGATTCCGACCTCATCTACGCCGGCGATGTGGCCGCGTGGAAGAAAATGGCCGCTTCGCTCAAGCTGAAAATGGCCATCCTCATTGCGGACAGCGATGGTACTGCGGCACAGACGGCTGGTGAAGACGCTGTTGAACTGGGGGTTTTTACCAGCGCAGACGATAATTTTGCGCTGCATTTCCTCGCTTCACCGCCGTATACCAACCCGGTTTACGAGGAACTGGTACAAAGCGGCCGTATCGATTTCGTGGCGTGCAAAACCATCGTAGATACGCTGGCTTCTTTCAACGATCCGCGGATGACGCGCTTCTTCAGGCCCGTGCCTACGGTGGGCGGCTTCAAGGGGGCGCCTCCGGGCACCAAGCCGGACTATCGCCAGTTCTCCCGCATCCACCGCGATTTCAACAACCCGGAATTGCCAGGTATCATGCTGGATTATCCGGAAGTGGAAATGCTGCTGGCGGAAGCGAAACAGCGTGGCTGGAACGTATCCGGTTCGGCTGCAGACCACTATGAGGCCGGTGTGCGGGGAGCGCTCGAATCCTGGAATATCCCGGATGCCGAGATCACCCAATACCTGGCGCAGCCGAAAGTGGCGTATGATGCCGCCAACTGGAAAAAGAGCATCGGCGTACAGAAATGGATCGCGTTTTTCAACCGCGGGGCCGATGGCTGGACGGATTTCCGCCGGCTGGATTTCCCGAAACTGCAGCCCGCGCAAAACGCCATATCCGGATTCCCCGTGCGCTACCGGTATCCCGTTTCCGAACACAACATCAACCGCCGCAACTACGAAGCCGCGGCCCAGGCGATGGGAGGAGACAAAGTGGAGACCAAGCTCTGGTGGGATAAATTCTAA
- a CDS encoding response regulator — MLVDDDTDDQEIFLYALRDLNIPVLCQFARDGHEALKKLAVAGEKPDYIFLDLNMAPMDGRSCLMALKADPHLREIPVIIYSTSSDPRTRDEMLLLGAAGYWVKDVSISRLCSWLKSLLEEQHRVPEVSGTIFS, encoded by the coding sequence ATGCTTGTTGATGATGATACCGACGACCAGGAAATTTTCCTCTACGCGCTCCGCGACCTGAACATACCGGTGTTGTGCCAGTTTGCAAGGGACGGGCACGAAGCGCTGAAGAAACTGGCCGTTGCCGGCGAAAAGCCCGACTACATTTTTCTTGACCTGAACATGGCGCCGATGGATGGGCGCAGCTGTTTAATGGCCCTGAAAGCCGATCCGCATCTCCGCGAAATCCCCGTCATTATTTATTCCACATCATCCGACCCGCGTACCCGCGACGAAATGCTGTTGCTCGGCGCAGCCGGATATTGGGTGAAGGATGTCAGTATTTCCAGGCTTTGCAGTTGGCTGAAATCATTGCTGGAAGAGCAGCATCGGGTACCGGAAGTTTCCGGCACCATTTTTTCGTAA
- a CDS encoding anti-sigma factor, whose amino-acid sequence MIESYVLGLATPEERAEVEKYRARYPEIEAAIQKCEANLEAYCFDHAKPLEINMWDNLKRRFAESTDVTGVGHPYPGTGTLVHDRKLVRGAFSWGRVAAAAVFLLLVSVAGNVLLYQRYHRLKDDYAAVIHRNDLLLAGNNAIRDTISMVYSHVRSVAAPGTRKILLKGVGGKEGEVTIYWNDDSHDVFVYTQHLPPAPKGKQFQLWALVDGKPVDAGMLDNCLGFCRLKPVEHADAFAITLEKEGGSPTPDLTQLYVMGNVAG is encoded by the coding sequence GTGATCGAAAGTTATGTACTTGGTCTTGCTACGCCAGAGGAAAGGGCGGAAGTGGAAAAGTACCGTGCCCGGTATCCTGAGATCGAAGCAGCAATTCAAAAGTGCGAAGCGAATCTGGAGGCGTATTGTTTCGATCATGCAAAGCCGCTGGAGATTAACATGTGGGACAACCTGAAACGCCGGTTTGCTGAAAGCACGGATGTAACTGGTGTCGGGCACCCTTATCCGGGAACGGGAACGTTGGTGCATGATCGGAAGCTTGTCCGCGGGGCATTCAGTTGGGGTAGGGTGGCTGCCGCGGCTGTTTTTTTATTGCTGGTAAGTGTAGCGGGAAATGTTTTGCTTTATCAGCGTTATCACCGGCTGAAGGATGATTATGCGGCGGTAATACACCGCAACGATTTACTGCTTGCGGGCAACAACGCCATCCGGGATACGATTTCCATGGTGTATTCCCACGTCCGTTCCGTTGCTGCACCGGGCACAAGGAAAATTCTTCTTAAAGGCGTGGGTGGAAAAGAGGGGGAAGTTACTATTTACTGGAATGATGATAGTCATGATGTTTTTGTGTATACCCAACATTTGCCGCCGGCGCCGAAGGGAAAACAATTCCAGTTATGGGCTTTGGTCGATGGCAAGCCTGTAGATGCGGGAATGCTTGACAATTGTCTGGGCTTTTGCCGGCTCAAACCAGTGGAGCACGCCGATGCATTCGCAATTACCCTCGAAAAAGAAGGTGGAAGCCCCACTCCCGATCTGACCCAGTTATATGTAATGGGCAATGTTGCCGGTTAA
- a CDS encoding glycoside hydrolase family 31 protein gives MQVATSSGKYSVKHYPDNIQSWKKEGNYFYFYTSATILEIRVISDKIVRFRYAADGQFQRDFSYALSDKLEESPENFDIREWQESFEIFTTAIRVYVARENLRITITDIDGRIINQDETGFHWQYYLQKGGKIVYCTKLIQEGEAFYGLGDKPTDLNLRGKRVENFGTDAYGYAKDTDPLYRNIPFYYGLHNGIGYGLFFDNTFRTLFDFGSEREDASSFWARGGEMNYYFIYGPELLKVAESYARITGTAELPPLWALGYHQCRWSYFPDTRVREIAKEFRDRGIPCDALYLDIDYMDGFRCFTWSKEGFPDPKKLLKELSDGGFKTVVIIDPGIKVDPDYSVYQELVQKGYACKRADGALMEGDVWPGKCAFPDFTDPKVRDWWAGLFKDLTDFGVRGVWNDMNEPAVFELGTFPEDVRHDYDGENVSHRKAHNVYGHLMSKATAAGLKKHLMPRRPFVITRSAYSGTQRWSSVWTGDNMSTWEHLWLASVQCQRLSVSGLSFAGSDIGGFIGEPSGELYTRWIQLGAFHPLMRTHSASNDTGFDQEPWSFGPEYEAVIKSFIQLRYRLLPYIYTTFWQYAAYGTPMLRPLAFVAQNDAHTHDLNHEFMLGDSILISHVSEPGMQEKPVYLPEGTWYYYFNDQRHTGGQTVTVPTPISEMPIFVKSGAVVPQYPDMEWVGQRKVEEMILQVYYGEGITHSILYEDAGDHYAYKTGQYNLVRFKQVSEEKQFRLKKKFVGKFEADYTHHRLRIHGLPFRPTTCVVDGLVMDIPQDALQASVIEIRLARNFEEIILK, from the coding sequence ATGCAAGTGGCAACATCTTCGGGTAAATACTCGGTCAAACACTACCCAGACAATATTCAATCCTGGAAAAAGGAAGGCAACTATTTCTACTTCTACACCTCTGCAACCATCCTGGAAATCAGGGTGATATCCGACAAGATCGTCAGGTTCAGGTATGCTGCCGACGGGCAGTTCCAGCGGGATTTCTCCTATGCCCTGAGCGATAAACTGGAAGAATCCCCCGAAAACTTCGATATCCGGGAATGGCAGGAGTCCTTCGAAATATTCACCACCGCCATCCGCGTCTATGTGGCCCGCGAAAACCTCCGGATCACCATCACCGACATCGACGGGCGGATCATCAACCAGGACGAAACGGGCTTCCACTGGCAATATTATCTCCAGAAAGGCGGCAAGATCGTGTATTGCACCAAACTCATCCAGGAAGGCGAGGCTTTCTATGGCCTGGGCGACAAGCCCACCGACCTGAACCTCCGCGGCAAGCGCGTGGAGAATTTCGGGACGGATGCGTACGGATATGCGAAGGATACCGATCCCCTTTACCGGAACATCCCCTTCTATTACGGCCTGCACAACGGCATCGGGTACGGATTGTTCTTCGACAATACCTTCCGCACCCTGTTCGATTTCGGCAGTGAGCGCGAAGATGCGTCCAGTTTCTGGGCGCGCGGCGGGGAAATGAACTATTACTTCATTTACGGCCCCGAACTGCTGAAAGTCGCCGAATCCTACGCCCGCATCACCGGAACGGCCGAATTACCGCCCCTCTGGGCCCTCGGCTACCACCAGTGCCGCTGGAGTTATTTCCCCGACACCCGCGTGCGCGAAATCGCCAAAGAATTCCGCGACCGCGGCATCCCCTGCGACGCGCTCTATCTCGATATCGATTATATGGACGGCTTCCGCTGCTTCACCTGGAGCAAGGAAGGCTTCCCCGACCCGAAAAAACTGCTCAAGGAACTGTCTGACGGCGGGTTCAAGACCGTGGTCATCATCGACCCCGGGATCAAGGTAGACCCGGATTATTCCGTGTACCAGGAGCTCGTGCAGAAAGGGTACGCCTGCAAACGGGCAGACGGCGCGCTCATGGAGGGCGACGTATGGCCCGGTAAATGCGCGTTCCCCGATTTCACCGATCCGAAAGTGCGCGATTGGTGGGCGGGGCTGTTCAAGGATTTGACGGATTTCGGCGTCAGGGGCGTGTGGAACGATATGAACGAACCGGCGGTGTTCGAACTGGGGACTTTCCCCGAAGACGTGCGCCACGATTACGACGGAGAGAATGTGAGCCACCGCAAAGCGCACAATGTGTACGGCCACCTCATGAGCAAGGCTACCGCGGCCGGTTTGAAGAAACACCTCATGCCGAGGCGCCCCTTCGTCATCACCCGTTCCGCCTATTCCGGCACACAACGCTGGAGCAGCGTTTGGACCGGCGACAATATGAGCACCTGGGAACATCTCTGGCTGGCTTCCGTGCAATGCCAGCGCCTGTCCGTTTCCGGGCTGAGCTTCGCCGGCAGCGATATCGGCGGTTTCATCGGCGAGCCCAGCGGCGAGCTGTATACCCGCTGGATCCAGCTGGGCGCGTTCCATCCGCTCATGCGTACCCACTCCGCCAGCAACGATACCGGGTTCGATCAGGAGCCCTGGAGCTTCGGGCCGGAATATGAAGCGGTGATCAAATCGTTCATCCAGCTCCGTTATCGCCTCCTCCCCTACATCTACACCACTTTCTGGCAATATGCAGCGTATGGCACGCCCATGCTGCGCCCCCTCGCTTTCGTAGCGCAAAACGATGCCCATACGCACGATCTGAACCACGAGTTCATGCTGGGCGACAGCATCCTCATCAGCCACGTCAGCGAACCCGGTATGCAGGAAAAACCGGTTTATCTGCCCGAAGGCACCTGGTATTACTATTTCAACGACCAGCGCCATACCGGCGGCCAGACCGTCACCGTTCCCACGCCCATTTCGGAAATGCCCATTTTCGTGAAAAGCGGCGCCGTGGTGCCCCAATACCCCGATATGGAATGGGTGGGCCAGCGAAAAGTGGAAGAAATGATCCTGCAGGTGTATTACGGCGAAGGCATCACCCACAGCATCCTGTACGAAGATGCCGGCGATCATTACGCTTACAAGACGGGGCAATACAACCTCGTGCGCTTCAAACAGGTATCCGAAGAAAAACAGTTCCGGCTGAAAAAGAAATTTGTCGGCAAGTTTGAAGCGGATTACACGCATCACCGCCTCCGCATCCATGGACTGCCCTTCCGGCCCACTACCTGCGTGGTAGACGGCCTGGTGATGGACATTCCGCAGGATGCGCTGCAGGCATCCGTGATCGAGATCCGCCTGGCCCGTAACTTCGAAGAGATCATCCTCAAATAA
- a CDS encoding RNA polymerase sigma factor → MKFIPKYTEEDLVQLLKQRDETAFRYLYDNYASALYGVIFSIVPETHTAQDVLQESFVKIWRLMEQYDPSRGRLFTWMHNIARSGAIDAVRSAAWRNARKVDPVQDYHHTIAGEPIEYTGLKKSVGKLTAEHRALIELSYFQGYTHEEIARLANIPMGTVKTRLRAAIRQLRKMISIFLFA, encoded by the coding sequence TTGAAGTTTATACCAAAATATACAGAGGAAGACCTGGTTCAGTTGTTAAAACAGCGGGACGAAACCGCATTCAGGTATTTGTACGACAATTATGCATCCGCATTATACGGGGTGATTTTCAGTATCGTTCCGGAAACGCATACTGCGCAGGATGTTTTGCAGGAAAGTTTCGTGAAGATTTGGCGATTGATGGAGCAATATGATCCCTCCAGGGGGAGGCTCTTTACGTGGATGCATAATATCGCCCGTTCCGGTGCCATAGATGCGGTACGGAGTGCGGCCTGGCGGAATGCAAGGAAGGTAGACCCTGTTCAGGATTATCATCATACGATCGCCGGGGAGCCTATAGAATATACGGGTTTAAAGAAATCGGTCGGCAAACTGACCGCAGAGCATCGGGCATTGATAGAATTATCTTATTTTCAGGGCTATACACATGAAGAGATTGCCCGGTTGGCGAATATCCCGATGGGGACGGTTAAAACGAGGTTGCGGGCGGCGATCCGGCAACTCAGGAAAATGATATCTATATTTTTATTTGCGTGA